Part of the Penicillium digitatum chromosome 4, complete sequence genome is shown below.
ATCGGATCTATTCGACCATACTCATCGTGGATGCAACGGCGCTGGTGTCAGGTCAGTAACAGGAACTGGGGCAAAAGAAACCGTTAGCGGGTACCACTGACCTTGCTCTTCCGACAATCATCGCACGCCTTGCTGCGCCCCTTTTTTCCTCCATTGGTTCCGTCAGGGCTCACGTCAATGTGACGGCTGGCGGCTATAGTAGAATTGCCCATGACTGCGGATTGGAATCTTGCTGAGCTCTCAAATCGATCCAGGTCAACAAGATGGCCGTTGttttgtaacccagtttgcGATGCAATCGCTGCCAAGGAATTCAAAGCAGACACAGCATCTTGGGCCAATGACGACGGAGTGCTCACCCCAGAGCCCGGTGTGAAGGCATTGACTGCGACTTGCCCGTTCAGCCCCAAATCACCGGGTTCATCTTTGTGTCGGCATCGAATGCGTCGTTTGCGACAGGCGTCACATGCAACTCGCTTAGGACCGAGACCCGAGGCCCGCTGCACAGCCCGTGGTTTGGGTGTAGCAATATCCTTGATGCTCGGTTCTGTTGCAACACTGAATGGCGCCGGTGTACCACTTCCATCAGAATGCGCATAAGCAAGGCTGCTGGATAGTGGATTTGGGGTTGCAGGAGCATCTTCTGAAGGCCACTGGACCGCTTGTCTCTCGGCATAGGTGCGTTGATTATCAACGTTCCGTTCAGATCGGCGACTTGGTCGCCCTGCGGGCTTCTTGTCTGTAATAGAAACCTTGGGATTACTTTCGATGACGCCAGGTCGAGTCCAGAGGGGCGCCTTTTCGTTGCCACGCTTCCAGGCGACCCAAATTCCAAATTTCCTGATCAGGTCCACAGGATCTCCTGTGCCTTTGGGGATGGAGCGTCGGACAGCGTTTCGAACGTCCATGGAGACGACTCCATCAACGGTGTAGCCCCCCGCAATGAGTGCCGTCCGTAGCAAATACTTTGTCAATTCAAGTAGGCCCTCTAGCTCCGCCTGTGAATAGAAACGTGCATTGTAATGGGGAGAACCTGGGGTTTCCTGGTTGGTGCGTTCTCCAAACTCGTAATAGATTGGATATTGGCGGTGGAACCGATAGTTCTCATCCTGCAGAAATGCTTCCATCACATTTTGCGGGACGGGGTCTTCCTCCAAATACTTTTGAGCCGTGTACCACTGGATCTTTTGGAAGAAAGGGTATCGGAATTTCTTGGGGACTTTGGTCTCCTTTTCGATGTTAAGTATCTTAATTTGCATCCCGTAATTCAATTTGGTCAAGAAGTTGCCACCAATAACCAAACTGTTTTCCGGGGTCCAAACTGCGTGAATCCAGCCGGACGGGATCAGCATGGTGTCTCCCTCGGAGAGATCGACACGGTAGCACTCCTTGGTCTGGTTTCCAAGGAAAATCGAGTCTTGGGCAGGAGAGTTGCACCACTCCTCGTATTTCTTGAGGTGTTTGTCTTTGGGAggaatgaagaagaaagtcttcttgcccttcaGAATGTGGTAGTACACCGAAGACCCTCCAAAATCGATGTGAAAGTCGGTATAGCAGTCGGCAACAGACATTAGGCAGTAGAACTGTACTTTGGGATATTCGCCATTTGCCTTCAGATCCTCTGGCCACACAGCATCTTGCAGATCCAAGTCACGCACAACTTTCGGTCGCCGGATGAGTCTGCCGAGTTTGCTCTGCGATACCTCCAAACTGATGACATTCCTGACAGGCTTGTCCTGCTCAGTGCTTTCGTAGTAATCCGCCCATTTTTGCATGTTCCACCTCTTCTCCTCTCCTTGCTGAGACTTAACATCGATCACTTCAACCCTTTCTTCGGGTCCGTAAAGCTCTGCCACAGCACGGACAGTGAGACCCCGCGGAATGACCATACCCAAGAGATCTTGGCCACAATCGACAACTTCTTTAATTTGGTTATATTGTTCTGGTTGGTTCTCGAGGAGATCATCGAACATCTCTTGAGATGAAGCCTCCTGTACTAGAGATTCGAAGTCTGGATTCTCCGAGAAAACAGGCTCGGTCGAGTTCCAACAGGCAGGTATCACAATAGGCTCCGTCCATCCATTTCCTCGCTCAAAATATTCTGCTGTAACCAGCTCAGGCTTCATTCGAGGAAAATTCTCAGCTTGGAATCGGATCTTTCCTTGTCGGATGGGTTCAAGATAATGATGTTCCAAGGAGTCAGTGGCAGCTTTGACGAGGCCTTGGTTCAGGCCTGCGTAGTCAATAGCTGTCCGGGCCCGTGAGGATTTGCGTACAAAAGTTGTTTGGCCATGAACTGATCGACATGGCCGACAGATAAATTTGTCCACTGTGCGAACCTCTCGATCGTTCTTAAAACCAGCGCAAACTATGTGGAACCATCCTTTGCATCCATCGCAACTGATCCACGTGTCTTCGTCCTGTTCCTCAGACTCAACTGGAATGCGCGCTAGTTGACATGCCCCACAGATTGCTTGATTGGTGtcaccctcttcctcttctacTTTGGATGGAACGGGCAGGGACTTTTGTGAGAATTGGGGTTCTTGGGGATCGACCGGAGGATGGATTCCATAAGCAATGGGGTAAGGTGCATCAGCTGGTGGATGACAGGCTTTGCCTTCGTGCTCATCCTCCCAAACGATTGGCGGGAAAGTGCCTGAGCTAGTAGTTGGGCGGATTCCGCGGATCGCAGGACAGGATGTAAAGGCTGACCCGTCAGAACGAGAGCGCATGCGAGCATGAGGTAAATCCTCGGAATTGTGATTCATCTTGACATCGCCCTGGTCAGGATGTCCAACAGCAGCGAACCCAACTCGAGGTTGACGAATCATGTCGCCTGCGTAGTGGTGGTAGGTCTCGTCGATGCTGACTCGTTTGGTGTGGTTGCCCGGGTAGAAATTAGTAGGCCGCGCGAGATTGAGTAAAAGCTCTGCATCGGTTGTCATGCTTTCAAGCCCAGCTGCGTGTGGGTTTTCTTTCAGCATTCCAGATCGCGGGCAGAAGGGCGACGGatttctcgccgaccgtGCCCGCTTCGCCGGTCGTTCAGACTCTGCAGAGTCAGGTGGAAATAAGGAAATTGTAGACCGAAAGCTAGGGGAAGGTGGATTGAGAGGGAGTGATGCAAAGGTAGGACTTGTTGCGAGGGCGATTGTCGCAAGTGTGTCGATAGTCGAGCTTGAGCGGCCATGACCCGATCGCTGGTGTGAGCCACCCTCTGCGGCGACATGTTGATTGTGATTCAAAGGAAGCTGGTCGCGATCAAGACTGTCAGCTCGTAGGGGGCCGCTGTTGGCCCAAGAGGAGTGAAAATCGGTGGCTGTGGATGGAGTGATGGGTTCGACAGCTCGCAGAGGAGGAGACGGAGTGCGGTACTGCGGCGGGCGGCCGCCGATAGGATTCGCAAATGATGCCGCACTCATCATTTTCGAAACCCGGTTGAGAGTGTAGTTAGAAGAAAATTAAATATGGAGGGTCGGAGGTGCGAAAAGATGCGCTTGCGGTAGGTGGGTGCAAAGCGGGGATACTGGACCACACGGGCTAGCGAGAGGCCGGCGCAGGCGAAGGGAATGTCATTCCTGGCAAAAGAGCATGCGCACAATGGACCGCAAGTTTATAACTGAGATTTGATAAAAGATTGAGGGCGAGGTAGGTGGCTGACGGTAGTCGCGGAGCGTTGAGGGGGTTCGAATCAAGCGGCGGAGGACAAAGGCGCCGAGAGTCGCGCCGCAAACTGCGGGCAGGTAGGGAAGGAAATCGAGTGAGGTCCAGTAGACAGGAACCGTTTCCTGTCAACTGGATGGAAAATGACAAGTTTGCGAATAGATGAAGCGCCGAAAGCGAGAGAGAAGCGGATGAGCGCGAGGTGTTGGGGCGAAGGAGGAAGCGGGAGTCGAGTAGTAGCAACTTTGAAGGTATGTATGTATACGGTACAGCTGCGGGCTCCTACGTTACGTTGTGTACTTCGATTACTATTAATGAAATGGATTCAAATTTCTTATGTAAAAGACGAAGATGGAGAAGCACTCATTGAAACGAGCGATTGTGTTTACTTGGTTGttccccctcctccccccgaCGCTCATTTCTCTGTAGTCCAAAGGAAGTTGGCAACGCCGAGAGCGTCCGTCTTGATGATACAGTCCGGTACCAGCACAATACAATCACGTGTGAAGTTTGGCATCTCACCACACCGATGAAGATCACATGACCTGGTCACATACGGTTTAAGAACCAACTGCCACTAAACCGGGATAAGTAAGCGCACCGCCAAGACAAACCTCGTGGTTGTCCTTGCGCCTTGCTCGGGTCTTCTACCTCTTCGCTATTCCAACACTGCCGCTGATACCTTGCGTATCTTTCTTGTTAAAACCTCCATTCAACATATTCTAGGACTCTCTCGCCTCTGAGAATGAGCCGAAAGCTCGCCCCCGAAGCCAATCGGTACGTGAGAATACTTTTTCCATGCCCCTCCCCCAATCTTCGACACAAGTGCCATTTTGTCATCGACTGCTTGATCGTTGGGTCTAGTAGATCCCTGACATTTTAAATTGACCAGCGCtaacttttttcttcttctttcaaaGGATTCTCTTCGTCAAGAACCTCAAGTATGTACCTGATCACTTCGCTGCTTTGCTCCGGCTTGCTTCCCCGGCGGCTCAGCCATGTAACCCGCAATTTACAATCGTGATCAAATCGCTGACATCTTTATCAACAGCTACAACGTAACAGCGGAGCAACTGTTCGACCTGTTTGGCAAATTTGGCCCTATTCGGTAATAGTCGTCTGTCTCGTATCAGAGCCCGATCTAATACTACTTCTTTTGCAGTCAAATTCGTCAGGGTATCGCCAATACTTCCAAAGGAACGGCATTCGTTGTCTACGAGGACGTTCACGACGCCAAACAGGCATGCGATAAACTCAATGGTTTCAACTTCCAGAACAGATACTTGGTTGGTACGCATAGCATATGGATCAAACAAACCCGGGTAATTTGGAGGTGACTAATTTTGGGTGTTCTAGTCTTGTATCATCAGCCAGAGAAGATGGTCCGTACGAAAGAGGACATTACGGAAAGGCAGGAGAATTTAGAACGGCTCAAACAGCAACACGGGATAGAATGATGTGACGAAttccttttctcttccctctACTAGCATTTAGCTGCGCGTGGTATTGCAACGGCTCTACTATTCAATTGCGGCTTGGTTGAGGGGTTTCCGGCGTTTTTATTCCctggggttttttttttcttttttcggAGGGTTTGATGGTGGGCGAGGCTGGTTCTGGTCGTCATATATTGACCCGGAAATGATCGTGCGAACAACACGCCGGCGAGATCTGATTTCTTCTTGTGTTTTTTCTATTTAACCATTACTACTACTACTCTCTTCGTCAATTCGACCCTCCATTTTGCTCCAACATTCTCCGTGGCATAGCTAGATGCTAGGTGCAAAGACTTCCATGCGTGCCACACTGCTGAAAGTGATAGGTGAGTCAAATCGTGAGCTATTTTCGAGCTTTGTGTCATCTCGATCTACAATGTCAAGCTGAAAACAGGGTCTACCCATCTACGAGGCTGGGAAATCACTGATCAATCCCCACTATTATTCAGAATAATCCTTAGCTTGGTATCGACTTATATGATGTATGCAAAACAAATCAAGACCAGGATCAGagcagatagcaaaaaaaaaaaacagaaagcCAAGATCCAAGACCCTTAATGTAGGCTTACTGCCATCCAACCCCTGGAAGGGAAATGCCCATCGGCCTTGTCGATCCCGCTGCGGGGATCCTGACACCGCCTAGGCCGCAGCAGCATTCAGATTCACTTCACTTGACCCTTATTCTTTTTTACCCAACTTCTTTAATTTTCTATCCTCTCTCAAAAAGAACAGAATATTTCAATTTTGGGCTTGCTCCTCCTCATCCGATCATCCGTTCCATTGCCACTCACTTTGATGTCACGCGTATGACGTTCGGCTGTCTCCGCCTTTGATAAACCTCTCAAGGTTTCCTTGGGGCCAAGGCTACTGGGCGCTTACTAGAACTGCCATCTGGTCTCCAGCATATGTCGTGTTTTACCTGAGCTCTTTCAATATCTTTCTGGTCTTACCAGACTAAGAGATGATGGATACCGCGACCAACTCGTTGGCTTCGATAGTGACGACCACGTTAATCACTGCTACCACTCCAACGCCCTTGGGTGCACACAGAGTATACTATCATGGAACAAACTCTTCAAGCCCAGGTCAGGATCCAAACGGCGAAGGAGGAGAATGCAAGCTGCTTGGTCCATTCTCCGTGTTTGTTCAGATTGCTCTTGGTGGCCTCGCATTATTGTCTCTAGTCTATAAGAGATGGAGAGAACGACCGCAGCGCCCGGTGAAGATCTGGGCCTTTGATGTCTCGAAACAAGTCTTTGGATCGGTGATGCTTCACATGCTGAATCTGGTCATGTCGATGTTTTCTGCAGGCCAACTGGACATCCGAAGCTCATACAAGCCGAACCCTTGCTCATTCTACTTGCTGAACCTGGGAATAGACGTGCGTTTCTACTGATTTTGTTTTGATCTCTTCTAAGGGGCTGCTGGCTAACAGATGGAATAGACTACTCTCGGTATCCCCATTCTAATCCTTCTTCTCCGCGTTCTCAACTATTTGGCATCTTACACACCTCTTGCAACCCCTCCGGAATCGATCGAGTCTGGCAATTATGGCCAGCCCCCACGTGCAACATGGTGGCTCAAGCAGTCCATCGTTTATTTCATGGGATTGCTCGGTATGAAGATATGCGTGTTCTTCCTCATCGAGCTCTTGCCTTTCATTGTCAAGGTCGGCGACTGGGCTCTAAGATGGACAGAAGGAAACGCTGCTATCCAGATCTTTTTCGTCATGCTTCTTTTCCCAGTTATCATGAATGCCATCCAATATTACATTATCGACATATTCATCAAAAAACCAGTCTCGCAGTACGCGGTGGACGACACGATTGGAGATGCTGCCACCGATGATGATGCTGACCGCCGGGAGGCTCTTCTTGCTGGCCTGGACGAATCATACTTCACTGATTCTGATAATGAAGAATCTGGGAAATCTTCGAGAACCACCTCGCAGCAGAAGGCTACTGCGGACGCTCTCCGGGAATCCGAGCATTTACTTCCTGAAGATCACAACCCTGTTCCTCCATATGAGCCTCCGAGCTCAAGTAGCAGTGGTGACGAACATGATACGAAAGCTAGTGTAACACATCGCTGAATGTTCCTTTGTCTTCTGACTTTGAGAATTTGGTACCTGCACTGTTGTCAATGATTGGTGTTACTAGTGATCTTCAAGGTAAATAAGATTGTTTCGCCCTTCCATATGAGTGTAAATTTTCCATTTTCCGGCTATCTAGTATGCATGCATCTAGGCTATACAAGAGTAATTATCTGTTGTATTACTCAAAAATGAACTAGTGATAAACATCCAACCATGAGATAACCAATGTCTCTGAACTTGTCTACTTATCCATCTTCCTCCAATATGTCTTACCACATTTTTTGCATGTGACAAAAAGGCTTGGCTCTGAAAACGTCTCTTCTCGCCAATTTACTCCAAGTAAAGGATATATCAGATGTCAAATGTGTGTATTAAGCTTGTTCAGATGAGGTCCCGATTTGTTGCCCTAAAACCAAGGTGACTGACTGTACATGCCGCCTTCCACACCGCTTTGATCTGCCAATTCTggaaaaatcaaagaagaaaaatgtTCAAGTCCCGCCTGAGGAACATCTGCAGCCTACAATTGCATTATTGCATTCAATTATCAATTCGGCGACCGAGTCTGCAAGCAGTTGTGCTTCATCGGCAGATATCTTCACACCAACCGCCATGCCTAACGTAGGGCTAAAGAACAAGCCCAAGCGGACGACCGCCCGGTCTCCATTCGAGAACACTACGGCCAACATTCGCCCGGATGACTCAGATGTCGAGATGGAAGATGAAACCAGCTCAGATGAGGACAAAGTTCCCGAAAAAGATGAGGCAGAGAAGAAGCTAGAGCGTATGCTTTTCGGCGACGATGAGGGGTTCATGGGCGCATTGAAGAACCAGCAGGACCGCGAGGCTGGCATGGCTCTCACTCTGCACAGTGATGACGAGAGCGATGCGAGCGAAGATGCCGAGGAAGGCGAGGGCCAAGATTTGGCTGCTCTAGCCGATTCAGACGTATGCGACTCCACTCCCATGCGTTTACAGATCTCGAGGTTTCGATCTAACAATTCTGCTTTCATCtagcttttcttccttgactCCGGTGCACCCCCCACCACTGATTTCATTCCATCACCGGAAACCCCTTCGGATGCCGAGGacgacgaagaagaggacgAACCCGCAGTATGGTACGACAGCGACGACGAGCGCCTCGCCGTGTCGTTAGCAAGCCAAGCCAGACTGCGCAAATTGCGCAACACCGAAGCCGAAGATGTGGTCAGCGGCAAGGAATACGTCCGACGACTGCGCAGACAGTTCACACGTCTGCACCCAACACCGGAGTGGGCCACGCCGGAACTCAAGCGCCGCAAGACGGACTCGGACTCGGACGCAGGcagcgaggaggaaatcGACTCGGACAACGAGAATGAGAACCTCTCCATGCAGCCTCTAGCCAAGCTTCTCCAAAACGCCTCCGACCTGACGCGCATAGAAGACAACGCGCGCTCCAGCGGAAAGCGCAAGCTGCGCCAGGAAGTCATCGACATCCAGAGACTCAAGGACATCGGCAAATTGCAACCCTCCTCCGTCGACtccttgaccttccacccgCACTACCCGCTCCTGCTCTCCTCCGGACCAGCCTCCACCCTCTTCCTGCACCACATCTCTCCCTCCGCGCCCGCTCCTAACCCCCTCCTCACCTCTCTGCACATCAAGCACACACCAATCCACACGTCCGCCTTCGCCGCACCCACAGGCAACAAAATCTTCGCCTCGGGCCGCCGACGCTACTTCCACATCTGGGACCTGGACACCGGCAAAGTGGACAAAGTCAACGGCTCCTCCGACCGCAAGGAAGAGCAAAAGTCCATGGAGCGCTTCAAGCTCTCTCCATGCGGCCGCTTTGTCGGCCTAGTCGGCACAGCCCGTAAGGGCGGCGGTCTGATCAACGTCCTAGATGCCAACACCGCGCAGTGGATCGCACAGGTTCGCGTCGACGGTCGCGGCGGTGTCGCAGACTTCGCCTGGTGGTCTGATGGCGAGGGTATGACAGTTGTGTCGAAGAACGGTGAGGTCTCTGAGTGGGATGGACGTGCAGGCCGTGTTGTAGCGCGCTGGCTCGATGCCGGTGCTGTCGGCACAACGGTTCTCAGCCTTGGTGGTCGCTCGGGCCGGACTCAGCTTGGAGGGGATCGTTGGGTGGCGATTGGTTCTTCCAGTGGTATTGTCAACGTTTATGATCGTCGCGAATGGGCGGCTGCTTATGCAAATGCTTCTGCTGCCGAGAAGGATTCTTCGACTCAGTCGGGTATCCCTCGCAACCCTGACCCGGTGCGTGTGCTCGATCAGCTCACTACCCCCATTAGCCATTTGGTCTTTGCACCTGATGGGCAGATGATGGTTATGGCGAGTCGGTGGAAGCGTGATGCTCTGCGTCTTGGTATGTTTCCTTTTTGGTTCTGCTTGTGCTTTTGCGTGTTCTTTGCTGACTGTGTTTCTTTATAGTTCACCTTCCGACCTGCACGGTATACCGCAACTGGCCTACTTCCAACACGCCGTTGGGTCGCATTTCTTCGGTGGCTATCTCACCGAACTCGGAGCAGTTGGCTGTTGGTAATGAGCAGGGTGGTATCCGACTCTGGGAGATTCGGGGATAGACGACCGATTCTAAATTAAATATTTATGTTTTCTTGTCGTATATATACTACCATTATAGTGGTACATGCTTTTCATTCTGTCGTACAGTCGCTGGTAAATCAACGTGGTCACCATTTTGCAGTAGTTGCCATGAGTCAGCGTGGTCTCTGGGTATAGTCGAGACATCTGCCGATGCCTTGGCCTGCATACTAATCACCATGCAGACTCAAGGCATCCCATTGCCCTCAAGTACATTAAAAATAATCAAAGGTAACGCCTGAGGTTAAACCAGATATAGATGCAACGGTGCTTTGCAGTAGGCcatcatttttttttggaagattgtTCACATCTTTCTAGCGTAGAGAAACCAACAAATAAACAGAACGCCCGGTGTCCGAAAAAAAGAGTAGAGCAGGGGGTCAAAGCCAGTAAACAAGCCATAGCACATGCAAGTCGTGTGAAATCACATGAAGGGTCATGGTATCATTCGTAGGAGGGTTCTATACTGTTAGCCCTGGTCAAGGATTCTCAGTAACAAACGGGGTATCTGGGGcagacaagaaaaacaagcgCAGGAGAGAAAACAAATCACGTTAGCAAGGATCATCTCCGGGGGTGCTTTGCTCTAATTTTGGGCTGGGTATAAACATGTGCGGGTTCAGAAAATTCCGACAACAGGAGGGGGCGCAGGAAAATCATTCGTAGCCGTCATTAAACAGTGGGACTCGAGAGATTGGATGAATCCCACGAAACACTACTCTCTCGGGCTGCTTAAGCCCCACCGCTGAGGTCGTTTCCCTCGATCAATGAAGTTCTTGATGACACAGGGAGCACGGTCAGGGCCCTGGCACACCTTATGGCGGTTGAGATGTTTGAACTTTGGGCCAGTGGGTCCATTAACGAAGTGGTACTGGCCTGCAAATCGATACTGACGAGAATCGCCTAGTTGGTAGAACTTGTCACCCCAGTGGCCTCTGTAATGGAACCATTCAGTTGGGGCAGAGGGGCTGAAGGTGGACGCCCGTAGATTCTCGGTATCGAAGTCGTAGGTGTAGGCCTGTGAGTTCAGAAGGGGATCCCATAGTGGACCACGGTCGGTCACATCATGCAGCAGTCCCCAGGGGAGAAGGTACTCGTGTACTCCGGCTGTAGCGTACATGGCATGGCTGCCCTCGGCGGAGTAGATGACGGGCTGCCAAGGTAGTATTAGTGAAATGATTCTTGCAACTTTTTTGATTTGGGTCCTTACGCGTTGTCCGATCTTCTCAACAGCTTCGTAGCTGTAAGCCTCTCCGCCCTGGTGGGCACTGAAGAAGAGCGCTTTCGGTTTGCCATTGTGGAACCGCACCAGACAATGCTCCCAGTCGCCGACGTGATTTCCGAACCGCACGTTGACAACAGTGTTACCGAGGTTGAAGCTGTAAAAGTAGAACCAGAACGCATCGACAATTCCGTTGCCCTTGTCCACCACCACTAGGATTGCCGGGGCATCGCTTCGACCACCAGCACCATTATCATAGATCTCCTCTC
Proteins encoded:
- a CDS encoding Nucleotide-binding, alpha-beta plait, with product MSRKLAPEANRILFVKNLNYNVTAEQLFDLFGKFGPIRQIRQGIANTSKGTAFVVYEDVHDAKQACDKLNGFNFQNRYLVVLYHQPEKMVRTKEDITERQENLERLKQQHGIE
- a CDS encoding Small nucleolar ribonucleoprotein complex subunit, putative, which encodes MPNVGLKNKPKRTTARSPFENTTANIRPDDSDVEMEDETSSDEDKVPEKDEAEKKLERMLFGDDEGFMGALKNQQDREAGMALTLHSDDESDASEDAEEGEGQDLAALADSDLFFLDSGAPPTTDFIPSPETPSDAEDDEEEDEPAVWYDSDDERLAVSLASQARLRKLRNTEAEDVVSGKEYVRRLRRQFTRLHPTPEWATPELKRRKTDSDSDAGSEEEIDSDNENENLSMQPLAKLLQNASDLTRIEDNARSSGKRKLRQEVIDIQRLKDIGKLQPSSVDSLTFHPHYPLLLSSGPASTLFLHHISPSAPAPNPLLTSLHIKHTPIHTSAFAAPTGNKIFASGRRRYFHIWDLDTGKVDKVNGSSDRKEEQKSMERFKLSPCGRFVGLVGTARKGGGLINVLDANTAQWIAQVRVDGRGGVADFAWWSDGEGMTVVSKNGEVSEWDGRAGRVVARWLDAGAVGTTVLSLGGRSGRTQLGGDRWVAIGSSSGIVNVYDRREWAAAYANASAAEKDSSTQSGIPRNPDPVRVLDQLTTPISHLVFAPDGQMMVMASRWKRDALRLVHLPTCTVYRNWPTSNTPLGRISSVAISPNSEQLAVGNEQGGIRLWEIRG
- a CDS encoding Putative Vacuolar membrane protein — protein: MMDTATNSLASIVTTTLITATTPTPLGAHRVYYHGTNSSSPGQDPNGEGGECKLLGPFSVFVQIALGGLALLSLVYKRWRERPQRPVKIWAFDVSKQVFGSVMLHMLNLVMSMFSAGQLDIRSSYKPNPCSFYLLNLGIDTTLGIPILILLLRVLNYLASYTPLATPPESIESGNYGQPPRATWWLKQSIVYFMGLLGMKICVFFLIELLPFIVKVGDWALRWTEGNAAIQIFFVMLLFPVIMNAIQYYIIDIFIKKPVSQYAVDDTIGDAATDDDADRREALLAGLDESYFTDSDNEESGKSSRTTSQQKATADALRESEHLLPEDHNPVPPYEPPSSSSSGDEHDTKASVTHR
- a CDS encoding Zinc finger, PHD-type — its product is MMSAASFANPIGGRPPQYRTPSPPLRAVEPITPSTATDFHSSWANSGPLRADSLDRDQLPLNHNQHVAAEGGSHQRSGHGRSSSTIDTLATIALATSPTFASLPLNPPSPSFRSTISLFPPDSAESERPAKRARSARNPSPFCPRSGMLKENPHAAGLESMTTDAELLLNLARPTNFYPGNHTKRVSIDETYHHYAGDMIRQPRVGFAAVGHPDQGDVKMNHNSEDLPHARMRSRSDGSAFTSCPAIRGIRPTTSSGTFPPIVWEDEHEGKACHPPADAPYPIAYGIHPPVDPQEPQFSQKSLPVPSKVEEEEGDTNQAICGACQLARIPVESEEQDEDTWISCDGCKGWFHIVCAGFKNDREVRTVDKFICRPCRSVHGQTTFVRKSSRARTAIDYAGLNQGLVKAATDSLEHHYLEPIRQGKIRFQAENFPRMKPELVTAEYFERGNGWTEPIVIPACWNSTEPVFSENPDFESLVQEASSQEMFDDLLENQPEQYNQIKEVVDCGQDLLGMVIPRGLTVRAVAELYGPEERVEVIDVKSQQGEEKRWNMQKWADYYESTEQDKPVRNVISLEVSQSKLGRLIRRPKVVRDLDLQDAVWPEDLKANGEYPKVQFYCLMSVADCYTDFHIDFGGSSVYYHILKGKKTFFFIPPKDKHLKKYEEWCNSPAQDSIFLGNQTKECYRVDLSEGDTMLIPSGWIHAVWTPENSLVIGGNFLTKLNYGMQIKILNIEKETKVPKKFRYPFFQKIQWYTAQKYLEEDPVPQNVMEAFLQDENYRFHRQYPIYYEFGERTNQETPGSPHYNARFYSQAELEGLLELTKYLLRTALIAGGYTVDGVVSMDVRNAVRRSIPKGTGDPVDLIRKFGIWVAWKRGNEKAPLWTRPGVIESNPKVSITDKKPAGRPSRRSERNVDNQRTYAERQAVQWPSEDAPATPNPLSSSLAYAHSDGSGTPAPFSVATEPSIKDIATPKPRAVQRASGLGPKRVACDACRKRRIRCRHKDEPGDLGLNGQVAVNAFTPGSGVSTPSSLAQDAVSALNSLAAIASQTGLQNNGHLVDLDRFESSARFQSAVMGNSTIAASRHIDVSPDGTNGGKKGRSKACDDCRKSKRRCIHDEYGRIDPIKAQERSKPRANASAKRARPAEEDDMPTTAKKAKQESTSPTTQPAAFFDHDSDELMAQDELMAQDELMAQDDLMGAFDHESLSQIESAEHLPEANQAPPNQAMYASPPAFQAESVDAKELNSVSAPSSKPNTSLVSPPTSLADEMDGVQEGEAVPSVEGEVSTDLHTPNSSSRHSSRQPRHVDRFASNASTARAPKQATRATSSMIGARKTTPVPASTRKPSSRPSSSHAKKSSPMYEKHFHRHAPTSLSPRQHKHSQHMTGDEDADEESLRLIRELQEQDFGLRKRSTRV